A window of Nonomuraea angiospora genomic DNA:
ACCAGCAAACAACACCGCCAAGGCGAAATCGGCTACATCTTCCATCCCGACCACCACGGCCACGGCTACGCCCCCGAAGCCGCCCGCGAAATGCTCCGCCTCGGCTTCGACGACCTCGGCCTCCACCGCATCACCGGCCGCCTCGACGCCCGCAACACCGCCTCCGCCCGCGTCCTGGAAAAACTCCACATGCGCCGCGAAGCCACCCTCATCGACAACGAATACGTCAAAGGCGAATGGAGCAGCGAAACCATCTACGCCATCCTCCACGCCGAATGGACGCCATGACCCCCATCCACCACCTCGCCCTGCGAACCGACTGGGAAAACGCCCAGCAAGCGGGGGAGTAC
This region includes:
- a CDS encoding GNAT family N-acetyltransferase produces the protein MLKPHYPITTDRLHLRPFTPDDLDAVHAYESRPDVARYLYWEPRDRDTSATFLEKRATRTALHDEGDAIDLAVTLRHTGELIGQTLLIWTSKQHRQGEIGYIFHPDHHGHGYAPEAAREMLRLGFDDLGLHRITGRLDARNTASARVLEKLHMRREATLIDNEYVKGEWSSETIYAILHAEWTP